CGAGAGGCCGGTCATCCGGGCGGCGCTGACGAACGGCCCCAGTGCGCGGTCGGCGAGGGGTCTGAACCGGTCCAGGGTCATAGCCAGTCGACGTACGAGACGGTTCCCGCACTCGGTTCGCGCTCGCCCTCGATCACGGACTCGATGGCCGCCGCCACCTCGTCGGGGTCGCTGTCGGTCGTGACGACCTCGTAGACGGCATCGGTCCCATGACGGTCGACGGCTTCCGAGAGGATCACGTCCAGGGCCTCCGACTCGGCATTCTCGGCGGCCTTGGCCTCCTCGTCGCCGCGGCTGCGCAGCCGGTCCGCGACGGTCTCGGGGTGGGCTCGGAGGACGACCACACGGTCGGCGTCGAAGTGGTGTGCCAGGTGAGACTCGAAGACGACGTCCTCGTGACCGTCGAGCCAGTCGGCCACCGCGTCGAGGTCGGCGACGAGACTCCCGCGTTCCTCGTCGACGCCGGTCGAGAACCCCTCGGAGGTGACGACGTCGTTGAGATGGACTACGTCGAGATCGGTGTCGAGTCGCTCGGTCGCCGTCGTCTTGCCCGTCCCCGGTGTCCCGGTCACAGCGACTCTCACGCCTCTGTCACCTCGACGATCCCGTTGAGTGTGTCGACGGCCCGGCGCGTGTCCTCGCGGGTCCCACAGGTGATCCGAACGCAGTCGGGGAGGCCAAACGAGGAGCAATCCCGCAGGATGACCCCTTGTTCCTGTGCGGCGTCGGTGACAGCCTCGGCGTCCCCGACTTCGGCGAGGACGAAGTTCCCCGCGCTCTTCCAGGTGTCCGCGGCGAGTTCGTCGTAGATGTACTCCCGGGCCCACGCGGCCGTCTCGACGGATTTGCGAACGTGTTCGTCGTCGTCCATCGCCGCCAGGGCGGCCCGGCAGGCGAGTTCACTCGCCGAGAAGGGCGTGTTGATCCGGGCGTAGGCGTCGGCCCAGGTCTCGGGAACGATCGCGTAGCCGATCCGGACACCGGCGAGGCCGTAGGCTTTCGAGAACGTCCTGAGGATCGCGATGTCGTCGCGGTCAGCCAGCAACGACCGTTTGCTCGGCCGGTCGGAGAACTCGCCGTAGGCCTCGTCGACGACGACGAGTGTCTGCTCGTCAGTGTCCTCGGCGATCTCCCGGACTGCGTCGGTCGAGAACTCCGCACCGGTCGGGTTGTGTGGGCTCGTGAGGTAGACGATCCGCTCGCCGTCGTAGTCCTCCAGGACTGTCTCGGCCGTCTGCGCGAAGTCGTCGGCCTTCGAGAGACTATACTCGGCGACGGTCCCGTGATGATAGCGAGCGCTCATCGGGTAGTACGCGAACCCGGGGTTGGGGACCAGCACACGTTGCCCCGGGTCCAGCATCGCCCGGGCGAGACAGTCCAGCGCCCCGTCACCGCCGTTCCCGAGCCAGACCTGCTCGGTCTCACAGTCCCAATGATCGGCGATCCTCGCCACGAGGTCGGCGTGAGAGGCTTTCGGGTACGAATGCATCCCCTCTGCCGAGCTCCGGATCGCGTCGACTGCTGCCGGGCTCGGCCCGAACATGTTCTCGTTGGAGGCGAGTTTCACGAGGTCGCCGGGATCGATCCCGAGTTCCCGGGCGACTTCTTCGATACCCCGGCCCGCCCGATAGACCGTGTGCGACGAGAGATCGCGTGGCTCCATGGATGTGCCAAGCGGGTGGGGCGGCTTAAGAGTGACCACCTGTTCCGGGCGCTGGAACGGCCGGTCTACCCGAGGATCGAGAACGTGTGTTCGCGCTCGGCGTCACAACTCGGGCAGGTGTGGCGGTAGACGATCTTCCCGCCGTTGGTCCGGCTCTCCCAGTTGCCGGCCTCGTCGACGAAGCCACACTCCGGACACTTCTTTCTCGTTCCCTCGTAGCGGCTCTGGATGCGTGCCAGCGGCGACGCACCGCCCTTGCGGTTTGTTGCCATAGAACATAGTTCTTCGTAGCGGTAAATAAATCTTCACCTCGTCGAAACCAGCCTGGAACGACACTCACTCGGGCGGTCCGTCCCACTGCTCGCCGTCGTCCCGTGGTTCGTACCCGATCGTCTCCCGGGCGTGGTCGAGATCGTCGAGCCACCGCCGCTCGTTGCCACTGACGCCGTAGAAGTGGTCCCACTCGACGGAGTCGTCGTCGAGGCAACACGCGACCATCTGTGCCAGATCGCGCCGGGACTGCCAGAGCCCCTTCATGCGTGCGACCCACTTCTCGTAGGCATCACTTCCCCGTTCCCAGCGACCCTCGTCGACGCCGTATTCGGCGTCGCCGTAGGGATGGTCGTACTCCGGGTTCCGGATCGTCCCGAGACGGAGACCGTAGACCCTGATCCCGTGGGCTTCGGCGGCGAGACGACCGAGATCCTCCCCGTAGCTCTTCGTGAGCCCGTACGGGGAATCGGGCCGGTGTGGTTCCTCGTGGCCGGCGACGATGCCACGGTCGTGGTAGACCTCGGGAGCGTTCTTGGCCTCGACCATCCCGACGGCGTGGTTCGAGGAGGCGAAGAGGATGCTGTCCAAGCCGGCGTCGATCGCCGCCTCGTAGACGTTGTGGAGCGCTTCGAGGTTCTCGGCCTGTGCCGTGTTCCAGGTCAGCGCTCGGGAATCGGGGCCGCCCGTGCCCGGAATCAACGCCAGATGGACGACAGCGTCCTGCCCCTCGAAGTGGGGGCGGATCTCGTCGTACTCCCGGATGTCGGCCACGACCGTCTCGTGGGGGCTGGGCACGTCCTCGATATCTAGAAGAGTGAACGTGTACCGATCGTCGTCACCGAGATGGTCGGTGATCGCCGTCCCGACGGTTCCGTGTGCGCCAGTAACGAGAACGTCCATACACTATCGGGGGGACGGCTTGTGGTTATCCCTTTCCCCGTCGTCACTCGATCGGGAGCGCCTCGATGTCGATCTCGAACTGGAGCGTCCCGTCGACGACCTCGCGATCGACCGGAACCCGCTTGCCGGTCAGTTCGTCGACTTCGTCCGGTGCCAGCCCGTAGGCGTCCAGAAACCGCTTGAGGTCGCAGTTAGCGCCCCAGACCGGCGGGCGTTTGAAACACTGCTCCAGGGAGGCACCGCCGGGCAGTTCCATGTGGAGACAGACCTCGTGTCCTTCCTCGGTCACGTCCGTGATCTCGACCGTATCGAGGTTCCCGTTCGTCCGAACACGGGAGAGCGCATCGGCCGTGTTGTCGATGTCGCCTGGCATATCTGTTCGTGGTAGCGCCGGCGGTGAAAGCTTTTCACATACCGGGACGGTGGAACGACACCGCGACGGTCGACAGCTTCGGGGACGGTCCCGGCCGTCAGGCGGGCGAAAGCAGGACGTTCAAGACGGTCCCGTCCGACCACCGTCCATGAGCATCGTCGATGCCGCGATCTTCGGAACCCACCTCGTGTTCGCGGGGCTCTGGTCGGGGAGTGTCCTGTTTACTGTTTACGCCGTGTTACCGGTCGCGATGGACGGCGACGCCCGGGTACGGGCACTCGAACCCGTCGTGGGGAAACTCAAGATCGTCTCGCGGACGAGCGCGCTAATACTGTTGTTGACCGGCGGTCACATGGCCGCGACCCGATACACGGCGGCGTCACTGACCGGGAGCGGTCGGGGACATCTCGTCCTGACGATGGTCGCGCTGTGGTTCCTGCTGGCCGGCCTCGTCGAGGTCGGCGCGTCGAAACTCTCCGACGGGTTCGAACAGAAGAAGGTCGGAGAACCGGCCCGCGAGGCCCGGCCGTTCCTGCTCGGGGCCGCCGTCGTCGCTGTCCTCCTGTTGCTCGACGCCGGCGCCATCCTCGGGCTGTACTACTAGAGACGCTCGTCGACGTGGTCGGCACATTTCAGCGCCAGCGCACCGATCGTGAGCGTCGGGTTCAGCGATCCCGCAGTCACGAACACCGACGAGGAGGCGATCGAGAGGTTCGCCAGATCGTGGGTCCGCAGCGTCGGCGTGACGACGCTCTCGGCGGGATCGGTCCCCATCCGGGTGGTCCCCATGTGGTGGTAGGCGGGACCGGTCGCGTCCGGCCCGATGGTGCCGCCGATCTCCGCGCCGAGTTCCGTCAGGATCGCCCGCTGGATCTCGTTGGCCCGCCTGAGCGAGCGCTCGACCCGGGGACCGAGTGACCACTGGATGTCGGGGACCGGGTTGCCGTGGTCGTCGGTCTGTGAGGTGTCCAGCGTCACGCGGTTCTCCTTCCTGGGTGGCTGTCCGACGAGTCCGCCCATTGCGATGTGCGTTCCGTAGGCTGCCCGGAGATCGGCGAGCAGTTCGTCACCCCAGGACTCGCCGCCGAGGGCCATCTCGACCGGGGAGGGGCCGGCGTAGTTCAGGAACTCCAGTTTGATCGGCGAGAGCGACTCGTCGGCCGACTCGACGACCGTCTCACCGGTGTCGGCACGCTCGACGGCCTGGCCGGGGTCGTCGTAGAACTGGTGGCTCTCGCTCGTGATGAACCCGACGTGGTTCTGGCGGGTCTCCTGGTCTAAGACGCCGTCGGCCCCGGCGTAGAGGTGTTCCATGAAGTACTGGCCTACCACCCCCGAGGAGTTAGCGAGGCCGTCGGGATGCTGCTCGGACTGTGACAACAGCAACAGCCGGGGGATCTCGACGCCGCCGGCCGCCAGGACGAACTCCCGGGCGGGCTGTCGGTGTTCGGTCCCGTCCGGTGTCGCGTAGACGGCGGCGGTGACTCCGCCCTCGCCGTCGGTCTCCAGACGCTGGACGGGGGCACGATCGACGATCCGTGCGCCGGCCGCCTCGGCGTCCCGGGCGTGGACGCTGGCGTCGTACTTCGCACCGGAGGGACAGACCGGCTGACAGGTCCCGTAGCCCACACACTGGCTCCGACCGTCGTAGGTCTCCGAGTTGCGTGCGTTCGGCACCGAGTGGGTGGCGATCCCGAGCGACTCGCAGGCGTCGGCGAACAGCGAGTCGCTGTAGGAGGGCGGGAACCCCGGCATCGGATAGGGGGTCTCCCGGGACGGCGCGAAGGGGTTGTCGGCGTCGCCGGCGACGCCCATCGCTTGCTCGGCTTCGGCGTAGTAAGGCCGGAGGTCGTCGTAACTGATCGGCCAGGCCGGGTCGTCGGTGTCGTGGCCCCCCTCGAAATCCGTCGGGTGGAGCCGCATCACCATCCCCTGCCAGTGTAACGTCGACCCGCCGACGCCTTTCACGCGGGAGATGTTGAGCGGGTAGTGTCGCTCGCCGTTGGCGCTGTAGGCGTCTCGCTCGCCCCCCATCTCCCAGACATCCCGGCCGTCGCCCGGTCTGATAGCCCGTTCCATCCGCTCCTGGCGGGAGTCGAAGTCGAAGCGGGGGCCAGCTTCCAGGACGACCACGTCGTGGCCCTCGCTAGCGAGTCGACTGGCGACGAGTGCACCCGCGGGGCCGGCGCCGACGACACAGACGTCCGCGCGGTCTGACGGCTCGCGCTGCTCCATCTCGTCGCTGGATTAGGCAATCCTAAACTTATGCGTTGCTATGCGCGATTACGGGATCTTGACCGAGTGTTCGAGCGTGCCGACGCCCTCGATCTCGATCTCGACGGTGTCGCCGTCCGAGAGCGGGCCGACGCCTTCGGGCGTTCCGGTGGCGATTACGTCACCCGGTTCCAGGGTCAGGTACTCGGTGATCTCCGCGATGAGTTCCGGGATAGAGAAGATGAGGTGTTCACGGGAGGAGGACTGGCGGGTCTCGCCGTTGACCCGACACTCGATGGTCGCGTCCTCGGGGACGTGTTCCGGCGTCGCGACCAGGGGACCGATCGGACAGGCGTTGTCGAAGGCCTTCCCGCGGACCCAGTTCTGTTCGCGGTTCTGATCGTCGCGGTTCGAGATGTCGTTGACGCAGGTGTAGCCCGCGACCACGTCCATCGCGCCGGACTCGGAGACGTTCTTGCACTGTTCGCCGATGACGACGCCCAGTTCCGCCTCGTGATCGATCCGTTCCTTGCCCGAGGGCAGCGTGAGCGTGTTGCCGTGAGAGGCGATGGCGTTGGGAGCTTTCAGGAACAACATCGGCCGGTCGGGCAGCTCCTCTTCCATCTCGTCGGCATGCTCAGCGTAGTTACGGCCGATACAGACGACTTTCGTGGGCTCGCAGGGAGGGAGGATATCCACCTCGTCGGGGTCGTAGCTCTCGTCCCCGAAGGCGATGCGGCCGTAGGGGCCGGCCGCGGCAGTGACGACAGGCTCACCGTCCTCGACGGTCCAGCGGCCGCCTCGGACGTTCCCCCCGGAGTCACGGAATCGAACGCGCTTCATGGCTTGCTCCACTCTCTGGTGACGGATAAGCGTTTAGGAGGGGGCGTCCGGACGCCCTCTGTCGATTTCGACGGGCGTCTACGTCGGTATCGTCAGAGTGGGAACCGACGGGTCGTTCGCCACCCGTCCCACGGGTGACCGAACGCCTTTTGAGACGGGGCGGGCTACGCCCGGTCGATGAACGTTCTCGTCGTCGGCGCGGGCGCGATGGGGCGGTGGGTCGCCGGGACGCTCCGGGATCACGCCGACGCGACGGTCGCCTTCACCGACACCGATCCGAGCGCTGCCGACGCCGCTGCCGGGGCCGTCGGCGGCCGCGCCGTCGAGACCGACACCGACGAGCGCTTCGACGTGGTCTGTCTGGCCGTCCCGATGCCGGTCGCACGGGTCGCCATCGAGGAGTACGCGCCCCTGGCGACCGAGGCTGTCGTCGACGTGACCGGGAGCATGCGGGAACCGGTCGAGGCCATGCGGGCGGCCGCGCCCGACGTCGAACGGATGAGCCTCCACCCGCTTTTCGCCCCGGACAACGCCCCCGGAAACGTCGCCGTCGTGAGAGACGCCGGGGGACCGACCGTTCAGCGGCTCAGGGAGGCGCTATCGGCGGCCGGGAACGCGCTCTTCGAGACGACCGTCGAGGAGCACGACACCGCGATGGAGACCGTCCAGGCCGCTGCCCACACTGCCGTCCTGGCGTTCGCGCTGGCCGCCGAGGACGTCCCCGAGTCGTTCCACACGCCGATATCGGCCGGGTTGGCCGACCTCGTCGAAGCCGTCACCGGCGGTGACCCCCGCGTCTACGCCGACATCCAGCGGGCCTTCGACGGCGCTGGCGGGGTGGCCGACGCCGCCCGCCGTCTGGCCGACGCCGACCCCGAGGAGTTCGCCCGCATCTACGAGGAGCTATGAACGCCGACACACGCCGACAGATCCGCGAGAACGCCCAGTACCTCCGGAGCGTCCGTCCGCTCGACCCCGAGGAGATCCACGAGTACGTCGAGGACCGCCCCCATCCCGCGGTGGTCCGGCAAGTACTCCGGGAGGAAGCGTTCGACCTCGCCATCGTCGAGCGCGAGGACGGGACATTCGTGCCGGCCCCGGAGGAACCGCTGTCGGTCCCGTTCCACGGCGTCGACTCGTTCCCGACGCCGTACGCCCGCGCCGTCGAGGACCTGCTCGTCGAGGAGTTCGGCCCTGACTGGCACCGCGGGGACAGCGGCGACCGACTCCGCGAGCCCATCCGGGACACCAAGGAGCGGTACCTCCAGGGCGCGTCAGTCGAGTACGACCGGCTCACCGCGCTGGGGTACGCGATCTACCACCTCCCGGACTACTACGCGACCGCCCAGTACCTGCTGGCCGATCTCGCTCGTGACGGCCTGCTCCCGTCCAGACTCCGGATGCTGGACGTCGGTGCCGGCGTCGGCGGCCCGGCGCTTGGCCTGCTCGATCTCCTGCCCGAGGACGGACTGCTCGACTACCACGCCGTCGAACCGAGCGCGGCAGCGGACGTACTGGAGCACCTCTTGGAGAGCGCGCCGCCACACGTCGAAACGACGATCCACCGGGAGCAGGCGGAACAGTTCGACCCCGAAGGACCGTTCGACCTGATCCTCTTCGGGAACGTCCTCAGCGAACTCGACGATCCGGAAGCGACTGTCCGCCGGTATCTCGGCGTTCTGGAGGACGACGGGACGATGCTGGCGATCGCTCCGGCCGACCGCACCACCGCGACCGACCTCCGGCAGACGGAACGGGCCGTCGCAGACGACGGTCCCGCGACCGTCTACGCCCCGACGGTCCGGCTCTGGCCACACCAGCGTCCGAAGGGAGACTGTTGGTCGTTCGACCGCAAGCCCGACATCGACGTTCCGGACCTCCAGCGCCGTCTGGACGACGCCGGCGGCGGGACGGGAGAGTTCGTCAACACCGACGTCCAGTACGCCTACAGCGTCCTCCGGACTGACGGGCGGACCCGCATCGAGATGACCCCAGACCGCGGAGTCCACGCACCGATGGCCGACGCCGAGGAGTTCGTCACCGACCGGGTGAACCTCCTGGCGATCAAGTTGAGTCCGGACCTCTCGGAGGGAGGGAATCCGCTGTTCCTGATCGGCGACGGTAGCGAGGCCACCGACCACTTCGCGGTCCGGACCGACGCCTCGATGCTCAACGCCGACCTGGTCGAAGCCGACTACGGGGACCTCCTCTCGATCCAGAACGGGCTGGTCCTCTGGAACGACGACGAGGCGGCCTACAACGTCGTCGTCGACGGCGAGACGGTCGTCGACCGGGCGCGCTGAGCGGTGGGCTTTTCTCCCGGACAGCCCGACGAAGGGTATGGACGAGGACGAACCGGCGATCCTGTTGACGAACGACGACGGCATCGACAGCGCCGGGCTGCAGGCGTTATACGAGGGGCTCTCGGCGGTCGGCGACGTCACTGTCGTGGCTCCGGCCGAAGACCAGAGCGCCGTCGGCCGAGCGATCTCCCACGAGGTCGAGGTCCGCGACCACGAACTCGGCTACGTCGTCGAGGGGACGCCGACCGACTGTGTCGTGGCAGGGCTGGAGGCACTCCTCCCCGAGACCGACCTGGTGATCGCGGGCTGTAACCGCGGGGCCAACCTCGGGGCGTACGTGCTGGGCCGCTCCGGAACCGTCAGCGCCGCCGTCGAGGCGACGTTCTTCGACGTTCCCGCGATCGCCGTCTCGATGTACATCCCCGTCAGGGAAGACGCCGCCTTCTCCGACATCGAGGCCAACGGCGACAGCTACGGCGAAGCGGCGCGTGCGACCACGTACCTCGCCGATCACGCCCTCGGCGCCGGCGTCTTCGAGCAGTGTGACTACCTCAACGTCAACGCGCCGGTCGCCGAGTGGGGACCCGCGGACATCGAGATCACACGTCCCTCACAGCTCTACCAGATGGACGCCGTCCACGACGGCGACGCGGTGACGCTGCACGACCGGATCTGGGAGCACATGGCCGACGGCGATATCCCCGACCCCGAGGGGACCGACCGGCGTGCCGTCGTCGACGGGAAAGTCAGCGTCTCGCCGCTGACTGCACCACATACCACCGAACATCACGAAGCGCTCGACGCGCTGGCCGAGACCTACGATCCGGAAGCCTGACCGCCGATACGTTCAAGACTCTCGCCGACGCCGCCTGTAGTACGATGGCGACCGCCACCGAAGGCCACTCGATCCAGTTCAGACAGGTGGCCGGTATCGTGCTGGCGGTTGCACTGATCGCACTTCTGGTCTTCGGGCTCGATACCGGTGCTATCGTCGACACCCTCGCCAGTGCCGATCCGGCGCTCGTGGTCCTCGCTGTAGCGACCTCACTCGCCGCCCAGTTGTGCTGGAGTCTGACGACGGCGACGCTGCTGGCGGGGACGAACGACTCGCTTCCCCGCCACCGCGTTCAGTTGGGCTATCTCTCGGGCACCTTCGGCAAACAGATCCTCCCGCTGGGGAACGTCGGCGGAACGGCCATCCTCGCGTACGTCATCTCCGAGGACCTGGGCCAGCGGTTCAGGGACGTCTTCGCGGCGGTCACTGCAAGCGAGTTGGTCATCTTCGCCGGGTCGCTGGGCGTCGCCGCCCTCGGGCTCTTCGAACTGGTCCTGTGGCCCCGTCCGGGGTTCGACGGACCGGTGGTCCTGGGAGGGTCCGTGGCGATACTGGCTGTCCTCGTCGTCGGCAGTGCGCTCGTCGCGTACCGCCGTGGCGCCGTCGGGACGCTCGTCGTCGCCACTGCCGCTGGCGTTCACTGGGCGCTCTCGCCGTTCTCCGAGCGTGTCGCACGGCTCGTCGAGCCAGCGCGAGTCGGGACTGCCGTCGAGTCGTTTCTCACGGGATTCGAAGCGGCGACGGCCGACAGGCGCCGGGTCGCGGTCGCAGCGCTGTTCGGGGTCGCCGGGTGGCTCGCGTTCGGCCTGGCGCTGTACTACGGCCTCGTCGCCGTCGACATCTCGCTCCCGCTCGGACTGGCGCTGTTTCTGGCCCCCGCGAGCGGGGTGGCGACACTCCTCCCGACGCCGGGCGGGCTCGGAAGCTCGGAGGTCGGGCTCACCGCCGTGTTCACGCTGCTGACGGGCGCGTCGCTGGAACAGGCCGCTGCCGGGGTGCTCCTGTATCGCCTGGCGACGTACTGGCTGATCCTGACGATCGGTGGCCTGGCGAGTGTGTACCTCTCGGCGTCGGTCTGGCACGCACTGGAGTAGCTTCGATGGTCAGGGTTATGCCGCCGGACACGAACTGGGAGACATCGAGCCGATGCGCTTCAGGAACGCACTACTGTTCGTCGCGTTAGCTGTCGCCTGGGGGAGCGCGTTCACCGCGATCAAAGCCGGCCTGGACTACTTCCCGCCGGTCCTCTTTGCCGCGTTCCGGTACGACCTCGCTGGGCTCCTGATGCTCGGCTACGCCGTCTACGCCACCGACCGCTGGCGACCCCGGACCCGGCCGGAGTGGACGCTGGTCGGGATCGGCGGGCTGTTCATGATCGCCGCCTACCACGCGTTCCTCTTTGTCGGCGAGTTGGGCGTCACCAGCGCCGTCGCCGCGATCGTCGTGAGTCTCTCGCCGGTCCTGACGACCGCCTTCGCTCGTGTGTTCCTCCCCGAGGAGCGCCTCACCGCACTGGGTGTTGTCGGCCTGCTCGTCGGCTTCGTCGGCGTCGCCGTGTTGAGCAACCCCGAGCAGGGTGCGCTCGTCACGAGCCGAACCGTCTCGCTGTTTCTCGTCTTCCTGGCTGCGACCGCGTTCGCCCTCGGAAGTGTCCTCACCCGCCGCGTCGACGCCGATCTCCCGATCGAGACGATGGAGGCGTGGTCGATGCTGCTGGGCGCTGGCATCATGCACGGTGCGAGCGTCGCCATCGGGGAGTCGTTCGCGGCGGTCCGCTGGGAGCCACGTGGGATCGTCGCCCTCGGATATCTCGTCGTCGTCGCGAGCGCGCTGGGCTTTCTGGTCTACTTCGATCTGCTGGAGCGGCTCGGCCCCATCGAGATCAACCTGGTCTCCTACGCCGCGCCTATCGTCGCCGCGATCACCGGCGTCCTGTTCCTGCCCGAAGAGTTGACTGCGGCGACCGTCGCCGGCTTCGCGCTCATCTTCGCGGGGTTCGTCCTGCTGAAACGCGAGGCGATCAGCGCGGAACTGATCGGGACTGGACGGCCCACAGAGGGGGACCACTGAGCGTTCAGAACAGGCCCGTGACGAATCCGATTCCCATCAGGACCAGTACCGCTGCCGAGAACAGGGGGAGATACGGCGTGATCCGCTCGACTTCGTCTTCGTAGCGGTCGTAGCCGGCCAGCAGCAGCGCCGTCAGCCCGACGATCCCGGCGATCACGGTGACGGCGTACGCGCTCATCAGTTCCAGACAGTAGTTCGATCCCGCACAGAGCGCGATGATTTCGAACTCCTCCTCGTGTGCAAACCCCAACAGGAACGCGGCCCAGGCGATGCTGAGCAGTCCGCGGTCGGCAGCCGTCGAGAGCGATCCGTGATCGTGGTGCCCGTCGGACCGCGTGTGGCCGTGACTGTCGGCGTAGTCGTGCGTGTCACCGTCGCTGATCCCGTGACTGTGGTCCCCAGCGTACTCCCGGATGCCGAGCACGATCAGGAGGACACCGGCGACGACGCTCACCGGGCCGCCGATCTGGAGGCCGGCGACGGTCAGCGGCTCGTCGACCTGCGTCAGCGAGAAGTACGACTTCGCGTAGAAGAACACGCCAACCATCGCCAGGCTGCTCACGAGATGGCCCAGCCCGAGGATGGTGCTCGCGGCGATACCGGAGACCCACTCGTTTGACTGCTCCATCGCGTAGGCGGCCGCGACCGGCCAGCCGTGGCCAGGTTCTATTCCGTGGACCGCTCCGAGGGCGACGGCACCGGCGAGGAGGCCGGCCAGTTCGCGCTCGATCATCACGAGCGAACGTAGCACCAACGGCCCGTTAAGGGTAGTTAATACCCGTTCGGGGGGATCGTCATACGATCGCAGGTGAGCCGGCGGTGTTCATGTGTCTCCCACGAGCAGAGTCCGACGATGCGAACGAGTTTCAACGTCCCCGACGAGTTGGTCGGAACGTTCGACCGAGTCTGGGAAGACCAGGGCCTCGACAACCGCTCGCGAGCGGTCCGGGAAGCGATGCGGGAGTACATCGAAGCCCACTCCCGGTTCGAGGAGCGATCCGGCGAAATCGTCGCGCTCGTGGGCTTCGATTACCGCCACCACGACGTCATCGAGTCGCTCCACACCGTCCAACACGACTACCAGGACGTGATCCTGAACACGAGCCACACCCACCAAGGCGAGTGGTGTCTGGAGTCGCTGTTCTGTCGCGGACCGGCCCAGCGGGTCCGGGCGCTGACCAACAGACTCCGTGACTTCGACGCCGTCGGCCGCGTCAAGGTGATGATGATACGCGACGACGATTGACAGCTACTCGTCGATCTCACGGACCACCGTCGCCGGGTTCCCCTGGACCACCACGCCCGCGGGAACGTCCTCGGTGACGACCGCGCCCGACGCGACGACGCTGCGGTCGCCGACCGTTACGCCCGGGTTCAGGACGGCCTGGCCGCCCATCCAGACGTCGTCGCCGACCGTCACGGGCTTGCCGTACTCGATCCCCGCGGCGCGTTCGGCCGGGTCCAGCGAGTGTGTCGCCGCATAGACCTGGACGCCCGGCCCCAGCAGACACCGGTCGCCGAACTCGACCCGACAGATGTCGAGGAACACGCAGCCGAAGTTCGCGAAGAAGTCGTCGCCGACGTGGATCTGTTCGCCGTAGTCACAGCGAACCGGTGGCTCGACGACGATCGATTCGCCGATCGATCCGAAGAGCGTGTCGAGCAGCTCCCGCCGCCGACCGTCTGCGCCGGGATCGGTCCGGTTGTACGTGCGGGTCAGTTCACGCGCCCGTTCGCGCTCGGCGACCAGTTCGGGATCGCTCGGGTCGTATCGCTCGCCGGCGAGCATCTTCTCCTTCTCGGTGGGCATACCTCCGATAGACACAGCGGTAGGTTAACGGCTCGGGCGACTCGGCGACGAGTTCTTTCGACTTATATTCGTTCCCGCGTTACCCCGGACAGATGGTCGAGATTCGGCTCGCCAGACCGGCCGACGCGCCGGCCTGTCGTGAGATCTACGCACCGTTCGTCCGGGACAGCGCGATCACCTTCGAGACCGACCTCCCGAGCGAGGCGGCGTTCACCGAGCGTCTCACCGAGACCCTGGAGCACCGTCCCTGGCTCGTCTGTGAACACGACGGGCAGGTGCTCGGATACGCCTACGCCAGCCCACACCGGAACCGGGACGCGTACAAGTGGGCAGTCGAGTCGTCGGTCTACGTCGCCGAGGACGCCCGCCGTAGCGGTGTCGCCCGCGGGCTCTACCGGTCCCTGTTTGCCGTCCTGGAACGACAGGGGTACCGGAACGTCTACGCCGGGATCACCGTTCCGAACCAACCCAGTCGGGCCTTCCACGAGGCCATGGGATTCGATCGGGTCGGGACCTACGAGAACGTCGGCTACAAACACGGCGA
Above is a window of Haloarcula halophila DNA encoding:
- a CDS encoding adenylate kinase family protein → MRVAVTGTPGTGKTTATERLDTDLDVVHLNDVVTSEGFSTGVDEERGSLVADLDAVADWLDGHEDVVFESHLAHHFDADRVVVLRAHPETVADRLRSRGDEEAKAAENAESEALDVILSEAVDRHGTDAVYEVVTTDSDPDEVAAAIESVIEGEREPSAGTVSYVDWL
- the hisC gene encoding histidinol-phosphate transaminase: MEPRDLSSHTVYRAGRGIEEVARELGIDPGDLVKLASNENMFGPSPAAVDAIRSSAEGMHSYPKASHADLVARIADHWDCETEQVWLGNGGDGALDCLARAMLDPGQRVLVPNPGFAYYPMSARYHHGTVAEYSLSKADDFAQTAETVLEDYDGERIVYLTSPHNPTGAEFSTDAVREIAEDTDEQTLVVVDEAYGEFSDRPSKRSLLADRDDIAILRTFSKAYGLAGVRIGYAIVPETWADAYARINTPFSASELACRAALAAMDDDEHVRKSVETAAWAREYIYDELAADTWKSAGNFVLAEVGDAEAVTDAAQEQGVILRDCSSFGLPDCVRITCGTREDTRRAVDTLNGIVEVTEA
- a CDS encoding HVO_0649 family zinc finger protein, whose translation is MATNRKGGASPLARIQSRYEGTRKKCPECGFVDEAGNWESRTNGGKIVYRHTCPSCDAEREHTFSILG
- a CDS encoding NAD-dependent epimerase/dehydratase family protein is translated as MDVLVTGAHGTVGTAITDHLGDDDRYTFTLLDIEDVPSPHETVVADIREYDEIRPHFEGQDAVVHLALIPGTGGPDSRALTWNTAQAENLEALHNVYEAAIDAGLDSILFASSNHAVGMVEAKNAPEVYHDRGIVAGHEEPHRPDSPYGLTKSYGEDLGRLAAEAHGIRVYGLRLGTIRNPEYDHPYGDAEYGVDEGRWERGSDAYEKWVARMKGLWQSRRDLAQMVACCLDDDSVEWDHFYGVSGNERRWLDDLDHARETIGYEPRDDGEQWDGPPE
- a CDS encoding transporter translates to MSIVDAAIFGTHLVFAGLWSGSVLFTVYAVLPVAMDGDARVRALEPVVGKLKIVSRTSALILLLTGGHMAATRYTAASLTGSGRGHLVLTMVALWFLLAGLVEVGASKLSDGFEQKKVGEPAREARPFLLGAAVVAVLLLLDAGAILGLYY
- a CDS encoding GMC family oxidoreductase; the protein is MEQREPSDRADVCVVGAGPAGALVASRLASEGHDVVVLEAGPRFDFDSRQERMERAIRPGDGRDVWEMGGERDAYSANGERHYPLNISRVKGVGGSTLHWQGMVMRLHPTDFEGGHDTDDPAWPISYDDLRPYYAEAEQAMGVAGDADNPFAPSRETPYPMPGFPPSYSDSLFADACESLGIATHSVPNARNSETYDGRSQCVGYGTCQPVCPSGAKYDASVHARDAEAAGARIVDRAPVQRLETDGEGGVTAAVYATPDGTEHRQPAREFVLAAGGVEIPRLLLLSQSEQHPDGLANSSGVVGQYFMEHLYAGADGVLDQETRQNHVGFITSESHQFYDDPGQAVERADTGETVVESADESLSPIKLEFLNYAGPSPVEMALGGESWGDELLADLRAAYGTHIAMGGLVGQPPRKENRVTLDTSQTDDHGNPVPDIQWSLGPRVERSLRRANEIQRAILTELGAEIGGTIGPDATGPAYHHMGTTRMGTDPAESVVTPTLRTHDLANLSIASSSVFVTAGSLNPTLTIGALALKCADHVDERL
- a CDS encoding fumarylacetoacetate hydrolase family protein, coding for MKRVRFRDSGGNVRGGRWTVEDGEPVVTAAAGPYGRIAFGDESYDPDEVDILPPCEPTKVVCIGRNYAEHADEMEEELPDRPMLFLKAPNAIASHGNTLTLPSGKERIDHEAELGVVIGEQCKNVSESGAMDVVAGYTCVNDISNRDDQNREQNWVRGKAFDNACPIGPLVATPEHVPEDATIECRVNGETRQSSSREHLIFSIPELIAEITEYLTLEPGDVIATGTPEGVGPLSDGDTVEIEIEGVGTLEHSVKIP